From a single Micromonospora pallida genomic region:
- a CDS encoding serine protein kinase RIO yields the protein MREHDFTPSARERRPRGKGRFDDDEPQFLKRGRQPRPAPVLDDGDPDQPLVGDRWSTWDQAVQGPEPHPDWLVTELAAQDTELGVLKTGKEADVHLVRRGVPDTDRSCLLAVKRYRDPEHRLFHRDAGYLEGRRVRRSRENRAMAGRTAFGRQMIAGQWAAAEFAVLSRLWEIGVAFGTVAVPYPVQLIGTELMLEFIGDADEGQAAPRLAQLRPDPDELRGLWLQLVDALVVLARTGYAHGDLSPYNLLVHDGRLVLIDLPQAVDVVANPQGAEFLARDVRVVSTWFAARGLPADLADPAELTGQLLREAGLR from the coding sequence GTGCGTGAACACGACTTCACTCCGTCGGCGCGTGAGCGCCGACCGCGCGGCAAGGGCCGCTTCGACGACGACGAACCGCAGTTCCTGAAGCGCGGCCGGCAACCCCGGCCCGCACCCGTCCTCGACGACGGGGACCCCGACCAACCGCTGGTCGGTGACCGCTGGTCGACCTGGGACCAGGCCGTTCAGGGCCCCGAGCCTCACCCGGACTGGCTGGTCACCGAACTCGCCGCCCAGGACACCGAGCTGGGCGTGCTCAAGACCGGCAAGGAGGCGGACGTCCACCTCGTCCGGCGCGGGGTGCCCGACACCGACCGCTCCTGCCTGCTGGCGGTCAAGCGTTACCGGGATCCGGAACACCGGCTGTTCCACCGGGACGCCGGCTATCTGGAGGGCCGTCGGGTCCGCCGCTCCCGGGAGAACCGGGCGATGGCCGGACGCACCGCCTTCGGCCGGCAGATGATCGCCGGGCAGTGGGCGGCGGCCGAGTTCGCCGTGCTCTCCCGGCTCTGGGAGATCGGCGTCGCCTTCGGCACGGTCGCGGTGCCGTACCCGGTGCAACTGATCGGCACCGAGCTGATGCTCGAGTTCATCGGCGACGCCGACGAGGGGCAGGCCGCGCCCCGGCTGGCCCAGCTTCGGCCCGACCCCGACGAGCTGCGTGGGCTCTGGCTGCAGTTGGTGGACGCGCTGGTGGTGCTGGCCCGTACCGGGTACGCCCACGGCGACCTGTCGCCGTACAACCTCCTGGTGCACGACGGCCGGCTCGTCCTCATCGACCTGCCGCAGGCCGTCGACGTGGTGGCCAACCCGCAGGGGGCGGAGTTCCTCGCCCGGGACGTCCGGGTGGTGAGCACCTGGTTCGCCGCCCGGGGGCTCCCCGCCGACCTGGCCGACCCGGCCGAACTCACCGGGCAACTGCTCAGGGAGGCCGGGCTGCGCTGA